The Nitrosococcus watsonii C-113 genome includes the window AAAAAAGAAAAGTTTGAAGCAATTCTATCAGATCAACTTAAACAGCAAAGCGGTGCTTCTTCGGACGAAAAAGAGAATGCCCTTGCCCGGCAGCAAGCATTAGAGCAGCTTTATTTAAAGCAGTTTTCTATTAAGTCTCTTAATCAGCAACGCACTCAATATGGACTTCAACCAGTGAAGGCAGGCGAGGGAAGCATTGAGTCAAGTACTACTTCTTCTCTAGGGAAAGAATCCTCTTCCTATTGCAAAGCACTTGAGAAAAAACTTATTGAATCACAGCCAGTCAGTGAAAATAAACTCCAGCAGCTAGGGCAGGAACGGGCAAATACCATTAAGTCATATCTGGTCAATAAGGGTGATATTCCGCAAAAACGCCTAGAGATCCTTCAAACCGAATCGACTCGATCACCGGCGAAAGATTTCGTCCGTTGCCAGCTTCATCTCAATAGTTAGAATTTAGAGACGGGAACTTGATAAAGTTTTATAATTCCTTATGTTGAATCTTGTACACATCTCTGATCTTCACTTTGGGAACCCTTTTTTGCCTGAGATTGGTGAGGCCTTACTGCATAAAATTAATAGCTTATCTCCCGATCTTCTGGTGATTAGTGGTGATATCACCCAGCGGGCCAAACCAGAAGAATTTAGGGCGGCCAAGGCTTATCTGGATCGTATGCCCCCGATACCCCAGCTAGTAGTTCCTGGGAACCATGACATCCCTCTTTATCGAATTTTTGAAAGACTTTTTCAGCCTTATAAACTTTATTGTCGTTATATTTCTGAGTCGCGTAATACCGTACTGCGGCAAAATAATGCTGTCATTGTAGGTTTAGATTCTACTAATCCCTATTTTGCGTTTACTAACGGTCGAATTCGCCGAGAGCAATTAGATTTTTGTGCTGAGGCATTTGCCACGGCATCGCCGGAAACAGCGAGAATTGTAGTCACCCACCATCATTTTGCGCCAGCACCGGATTATAAAGGCGGTGAAATAATGCCTAAGGCTAAACGGGCGCTGGATTTTTTTACTGGACTAAAGGTTGATCTTATCCTGGCGGGTCATTTACACCGTGCTTATATAGGAAATTCATTGGATGTTTACCCGGGGGAAGATCGGGAGCATGGTATCATTATCGCTCAATGTGGCACGAGTACTTCACGGCGTGGCAGGGTGCGGGAGCAAGAAAAGAACTCGTTTAACCGGATAGAAATTATGAAGGATACCATTCGTATTTTTCATTACATGTATTTTACAGATTATAAAGACTTTCATCCAACGGCCCAGCATGAATTTGCTCGGCTAAGCCAGCGTAATTACTTAGCGGAGAGTTCCCTCGATAAAAATAATAAAGAAAAGCTGCATACCGATTCAGGAAAAATCTAATTTTCTATGGTAAGGCGAGGATGCCGCTAGAAAAATTCATTAAAATAATAAGGAACATTTTTGTAATAGGCGGCTTTGCTTTGTTCTACTCGCCACTAATGGGCATTGGTGCTTATATATGAATGCTAGGCAAGGATGGAATCCGAGAGACTATGCTAGAAATGCACGGTTTGTGTCAGATCTAGGGATGCCAGTGCTGGAGTGGTTAAATCCAAAGGCGAATGAGCGCATTCTTGATTTAGGTTGCGGTGATGGGGCACTGTTAGCAGAGTTAGCAGAACGAGGATGTTCCGTAGTGGGGGTAGACAGCAGTCCAGAATTCATTAATACAGTAAAAGCCCAAACCCTAGAGGCTTATCTGATGGATGGTGAGCGGCTCCAGTTCGAGCAGGAATTCGACGCTGTTTTCAGCAACGCCGCTCTGCATTGGATGAAAAAGTCTGCTGCCGTAATAAGGGGCGTTTGGAAAGCGTTGGTTCCAGGTGGAAGATTTGTTGGAGAGATGGGAGGGCAAGGGAATATACAGACTATTGTAACCGCTCTGTATCAGGCGCTGGAGCAGCGGGGAATCGATCCCTATTCTTTAAACCCATGGTATTTCCCTGCTGCTGAAGAATACCGGTACCAACTTGAATCCATGGGTTTTCAGGTGAAGCGGATCGTTTTATTTGAACGTCCCACTCCGCTACCTACGGATATGAGAGGGTGGCTTATGACCTTTGGCGCGTCTTTTACAGCGAGTCTGCCCAAAGCTGAACAACCCGCGTTCATTAATGAAGTGTGTGCTGCGCTACAAGCTAAATTGCATCATGGTAACGGTCAATGGATAGCCGACTATATGCGCCTCCGTTTCGAAGCCTATAAACCTTAATTACTCAATACGTATTTGCTAGATCACGATGCCCTCAACTCTTCTTATTAGTAGTCAGAATATTAGC containing:
- a CDS encoding metallophosphoesterase family protein; this encodes MLNLVHISDLHFGNPFLPEIGEALLHKINSLSPDLLVISGDITQRAKPEEFRAAKAYLDRMPPIPQLVVPGNHDIPLYRIFERLFQPYKLYCRYISESRNTVLRQNNAVIVGLDSTNPYFAFTNGRIRREQLDFCAEAFATASPETARIVVTHHHFAPAPDYKGGEIMPKAKRALDFFTGLKVDLILAGHLHRAYIGNSLDVYPGEDREHGIIIAQCGTSTSRRGRVREQEKNSFNRIEIMKDTIRIFHYMYFTDYKDFHPTAQHEFARLSQRNYLAESSLDKNNKEKLHTDSGKI
- a CDS encoding class I SAM-dependent methyltransferase, with the protein product MNARQGWNPRDYARNARFVSDLGMPVLEWLNPKANERILDLGCGDGALLAELAERGCSVVGVDSSPEFINTVKAQTLEAYLMDGERLQFEQEFDAVFSNAALHWMKKSAAVIRGVWKALVPGGRFVGEMGGQGNIQTIVTALYQALEQRGIDPYSLNPWYFPAAEEYRYQLESMGFQVKRIVLFERPTPLPTDMRGWLMTFGASFTASLPKAEQPAFINEVCAALQAKLHHGNGQWIADYMRLRFEAYKP